CTTTCTGTCCTGCTTCTCTCAGGATTTTTTTATACATCTGCCAAGCTGCTCTCTGCTCAGGAGTATCCACTGTGGCATTCCAGTCCATATCATAGAAGCGTCCACCGAAGGCATTTACCATGGTTACAAAAGGAGCACCGCTCATTCCCCAACCTGGTGCGCCTCTCATGGTCATACCAACACTACCCTTTGCCGGGTCATGGATCTTCTTGGCCAGTTCATAAATCTGATCCCATGTAGGAGCATCAGGCATGACGAGTCCTTTGGCCGCAAAAAGTTCTTTGTTGTACATAATGAAAGAGCTTTCTCCATAAAAAGGAACAGCGTAGGCATTGCCATCAAGTGATACGGACCCTACCATTCCCTGAATCAAGTCTGCACGATCATACCATGATTTTTTGGCAGCAGTCATTTTAGAAAAATAGGGTTCAAGATTCTCCAACCAGCCGAAACGAGCCCAGTTGTTTGCTTCATATGGACCGATAAAGAAGACATCATAGGTTGTTCCACCTGTGGATGCTTCTGTGGTCAGCTTCTGTCTCAGATCATTCTCAGGTAATACTGAAATCTGAATATCAACACCTTCTGCCTTGTAATTCTCTCTGGCTATTTTTTCAAGAGCCTGAGAAATTGGATTGTTGGCTAGAGCGATATTTACTACAGTTGTAGCTCCCGTCTCTCCACTTTCCGGTTTGACTTCCTGCTGGCCTCCTGCGAATGCCATTGTTGTTGACAACAGCACACTCAAGGACAGAACAGAAACCAATACTTTTAGAGTCCTTTTCATAGAATTCTCCTTCTAAAAAATTTAAAATTATTTGGTTCCCCAAATATAAAACAAAAAATAAACATCGACGAACAGTTAATCCTTTACGTAATCGTTTACTTATCCATATTAACCCTGATTATACCATCCGTCAATGAATACATTTAACAAAAATACAATATTAAAAACTGGATTATTTTAAAGACCAGTCCTTAACTACCCAACTGAATCTGTATCTTAATAAAATGTGATTTATTATCAGAGGCTGCCTCATAGGCGGCAAGGCTCTCATCGAAGTCATAAACAGCAGAGATCAGCGGTTTTACATCAATATTCCCAGAATCGATAAGTCGGATAGCCCTTTTATACTTATGGGCAGACCTGAATACAGATTCAAGGCGCAGCTCTTTGGACTGAATTCCGGAAATACTGAATTGCCCAAAACCATCCACAGGTATACCAACCAGTACGATGACTCCCCCCGGTGCCGCATACTCATGGAGAGTAGGAAAAACAACAGGGCTTCCTGATGCCTCAAAAATGCAGTCAACACCATTTCCTTCGGTTTCATTCATGATGCGATCAAAAAGGTTTTCATCGGATGCATTGATTGGTATGATATTATTATATTGGCTGGCTATGCCTAATTTCTGACTATTGATATCAGAGATATACACCCGGCTGCAGCCCCCTGCAAGGGCCGAAAGGGCTGTCAATAGACCGATAGTGCCGCATCCAGTAACCAGTGCGACATCACCTGGCTTAATATGCCCTTTTTCAGCGGCCTGAAGTCCGATAGCTAAAGGCTCAATCATAGCTCCCTCAGCATAAGATATCTTATCTGTAATTTTATATGTGAAATCTGCCGGATGAACAACAGATTCACAGAGACAACCCTGCACAGGAGGCGTTGCCCAGAATTGAACTGAAGGATCAAGATTATATAATCCTCTCCGACTGACAGAACTCTTGGAGTCGGGAATCCCAGGTTCCATACAGACCCGGTCCCCCACCTTCAGACCGGTGACATTCCGGCCTGTTTCTACAATAACCCCTGAAGCTTCATGACCAAGTACCATTGGTTCCTTGACAATATATGCCCCGATACCACCGTACTGGTAGTAATGAACATCACTGCCGCAGATTCCAACATTTTTTATTGCAATCCTGACTTCATCTGAATCGCATTTTTGATATATTTCCAGATCCTGAATAACCAGTTTCATTTTTTTTTCAAGAACAAGTGCTTTCAAATATCATCCCCTATGAATTAAAAATTAAATAAAAATAATTCAAATATATAATCGATTGCGTAAACGATTATATTATGGTAGAACGACATACTCCTTCTTGTCAAATGTTTTTTATATTATTTTTTTATTGCCGATTTATTCCGTCAAATTTATTGACGAGGAAGAATCGCTGATGTATTGTAAAAGCTGGTTAATCGATTACGTCAAGTTAAGGAGTAAGCGCTATGGGTGCTTCCATGAAGGATGTAGCACGACTGTCCCACGTGTCTATTGCTACTGTTTCACATGTTATTAATAAAACAAGGAATGTTAGTGCAGAAACAGAAGAAAAAGTACTCAAAGCCATCAGACACCTGAATTACAATGTTAATCCAGTGGCAAGAAACCTGAGAAGCGGTAGCTCAAAGGTCATTGGATATGTCGTATCAAACCTTGCAAACAGTTTTTTTATGGATATTGCCCTCAGCATCGATAAGGTCATGAGT
The sequence above is drawn from the Oceanispirochaeta sp. genome and encodes:
- a CDS encoding sugar ABC transporter substrate-binding protein — its product is MKRTLKVLVSVLSLSVLLSTTMAFAGGQQEVKPESGETGATTVVNIALANNPISQALEKIARENYKAEGVDIQISVLPENDLRQKLTTEASTGGTTYDVFFIGPYEANNWARFGWLENLEPYFSKMTAAKKSWYDRADLIQGMVGSVSLDGNAYAVPFYGESSFIMYNKELFAAKGLVMPDAPTWDQIYELAKKIHDPAKGSVGMTMRGAPGWGMSGAPFVTMVNAFGGRFYDMDWNATVDTPEQRAAWQMYKKILREAGQKDILSYTYNECIALMQSGNCGIYYDATSIAPPLESEGSAVAGKVGYVLPPHQKMKTNTAWLWNWSMGLNPKSDAKKKQAAFDFMLWATSKEYIKLTTELDPSGALTPPASRSSTYKLDAYKSAPYAEMTLKTLESTDFTKPTMEPVPYVGLQYIAIPEFADAGTKMTQYLADYVVDKITLDEAIKKTNDLFNQVAVDGKYR
- a CDS encoding NAD(P)-dependent alcohol dehydrogenase → MKALVLEKKMKLVIQDLEIYQKCDSDEVRIAIKNVGICGSDVHYYQYGGIGAYIVKEPMVLGHEASGVIVETGRNVTGLKVGDRVCMEPGIPDSKSSVSRRGLYNLDPSVQFWATPPVQGCLCESVVHPADFTYKITDKISYAEGAMIEPLAIGLQAAEKGHIKPGDVALVTGCGTIGLLTALSALAGGCSRVYISDINSQKLGIASQYNNIIPINASDENLFDRIMNETEGNGVDCIFEASGSPVVFPTLHEYAAPGGVIVLVGIPVDGFGQFSISGIQSKELRLESVFRSAHKYKRAIRLIDSGNIDVKPLISAVYDFDESLAAYEAASDNKSHFIKIQIQLGS